In the genome of bacterium, the window CTGCAGGGCCGCTGCCCGGCGGGCAAGTGCAAGGCGCTCATCCACTACCGCATCAAGGACGACTGCGTGGGCTGCACCAAGTGCGCCCAGGCCTGCCCCGGCGGGGCCATCGCCATCACGCCCTACGAAGTCCACGTGATTGACCAGGAGAAGTGCCTGCGCTGCGGCACGTGCCTGCAGGTCTGCCCGACCGGATCGGTGGTGGTCGAGTGACCATCCACCTGACCATTGACGGCAAGCCGGTGACGGCGCCGGCCGGGGCGAACATCGTCGCCGCGGCGCGGCTGGCGGGGCTGGAGATCCCGACTCTGTGCCACCGCGAGGGCTGCACCCCGGAGACCTCGTGCCTGGTCTGCGTGGCCCGCGTGGACGGCTCGCCCCGCCTCGTCCCGACCTGTGCCACAACCGTGGCTGAGGGCATGGTGGTCGAGAGCGAGACCGAGGAAGTCCGTGCGGCCCGGAAGATGGCGCTGGAGCTGCTCCTGGGCGACCATGCCGGCGATTGCATCGCCCCCTGCCGCATGGCGTGCCCGGCGGGAATGGACATCCCGGAGATGCTGCGGCTCATCCGCCTGGGTCGCATGGACGAGGCCGTCGCGGTCGTCAAGCGGCGCATCCCGTTCCCGGCCATCCTGGGGCGCATCTGCCCCGCCCCGTGCGAGGGGCCGTGCCGGCGCGGGGAACTCGACGAGCCCGTCTGCATCAGGGACCTCAAGCGCGCTGTCGGCGATCATGACCTGCAGAGCGCCGCGCCCTATGAGCCCCTCTTCCCCCCCGCTACCGGCCGTCGCGTCGCCATCGTCGGCGCGGGCCCGGCCGGGCTGTCCGCGGCCTACGAGCTGCGGCGCCTGGGCCATGCCGTCACTGTCCTGGACGACCATGACCAGCCCGGCGGCATGATGCGTTACGGTGTGTCGCCCGAGGAGCTGCCTGCGGACGTGCTCGACGGGGAGATCGCGCGCGTGCTCGCCGTCGGCATGGAGTGGCTGCCCGGCAGACGGCTGGGGCGTGACATGTCAATGTCGCAACTGCAGGCGGC includes:
- a CDS encoding FAD-dependent oxidoreductase yields the protein MTIHLTIDGKPVTAPAGANIVAAARLAGLEIPTLCHREGCTPETSCLVCVARVDGSPRLVPTCATTVAEGMVVESETEEVRAARKMALELLLGDHAGDCIAPCRMACPAGMDIPEMLRLIRLGRMDEAVAVVKRRIPFPAILGRICPAPCEGPCRRGELDEPVCIRDLKRAVGDHDLQSAAPYEPLFPPATGRRVAIVGAGPAGLSAAYELRRLGHAVTVLDDHDQPGGMMRYGVSPEELPADVLDGEIARVLAVGMEWLPGRRLGRDMSMSQLQAAFDAVLLACGPLPPEELAALGLQTAGKGVAVDHQTLQTALPGVFAAGGVVTPMKLAVRAVAQGHAAARAIGLFLRGEAPRVPERPFTTRPGKLAEDELRAVSAEVAVVGAVTDRDRSRSVTAPSATTPTN